One window from the genome of Nicotiana tomentosiformis chromosome 5, ASM39032v3, whole genome shotgun sequence encodes:
- the LOC138892906 gene encoding uncharacterized protein → MSAPPGINEGQSTTKSPLFNGKYNSWWKLRMQDFLTAEDFELRTIVNQGPLFPTKQNAQNETVPKGLSEFVAADFKMMEKNAKAKKILICGLGPDEYNRIFVCANVKQIWDALQTAHEGTNQVKILRIELLMRNYELFSMKESEPIQDMMSRFTIITNELKSLGKEAKELDKISLDELVGNLKTHEMRNIELRKEEPNNYKALVLKASKDDESDYNDPDLAMFAKFKRFMKNSKNESKRETSSKPKQINKANYDGCYKCAKLDHMVKDYLMWEIERRKERAEKEKQEKMRGKGSNKGKILGKGFTEAMKQAFLAAYEDSGSDQEELKEDKAISLYAVIDEHQAVKTESPIQLGMLIGRPPLFDEHHYGEWKLIWKHFFRLLSLTDGTLETDFANENIEVALMAIEESKTEKKVIGMMAMSNSENEDEANQLIINLSCVKLGVKELESDKASLEKQVNDLKNQVLELTSKNEKSPDIHGKGKMSDLQDKLEKKLKIANDNLCDAECRNKVLHENLEKVNYELSRLSKWHRSYDALNWLNENCSSNKSGIGYGKPVPKFDPKTIRDTCPALIHAQFRNTFGIAKNVKKEEEPKVNSPVHTKWIKVRGNNQEWYLDSGCSRHMTGEKKNFLLLTAFQGGSVSFGNGKKGQITGISKVGKSLPHAIEDVYYVVGLKHNLLSISQMCDKGNEVKFNSKICTVTKLDTDEIVLKGKRHNNVYKILIMSLFQRAHMLECSGR, encoded by the exons ATGAGTGCTCCACCCGGAATTAATGAAGGACAATCAACTACCAAGTCACCCCTGTTCAATGGAAAATATAACAGTTGGTGGAAATTAAGAATGCAAGACTTCCTGACAGCTGAAGACTTTGAACTACGGACCATAGTGAACCAAGGTCCTTTGTTTCCTACTaaacaaaatgcacaaaatgaaacAGTTCCTAAGGGCCTCTCCGAATTTGTGGCAGCAGATTtcaaaatgatggagaagaatgcaaagGCTAAGAAAATCCTTATCTGTGGACTTGGTCCTGATGAGTATAATAGAATTTTTGTGTGTGCTAATGTGAAGCAGATATGGGATGCACTCCAAACTGCTCATGAAGGAACAAACCAAGTAAAGATATTAAGGATTGAGCTACTCATGAGAAACTATGAGCTTTTCTCTATGAAGGAGTCTGAGCCCATCCAGGATATGATGAGTAGGTTCACTATAATAACCAATGAACTAAAATCACTTGGAAAG GAAGCCAAGGAATTGGACAAAATctcacttgatgagttggttggaaacttaaaaactcatgaaatgagaAATATAGAACTGCGCAAGGAAGAACCAAATAATTATAAGGCCCTGGTTCTTAAAGCATCTAAGGATGATGAATCTGACTATAATGATCCTGATCTAGCAATGTTTGCAAAATTCAAGAGATTCATGAAGAATTCCAAAAATGAATCCAAGAGAGAGACCAGTAGTAAGCCCAAGCAGATCAACAAAGCTAACTATGATGGGTGCTACAAGTGTGCCAAGCTAGATCACATGGTCAAGGACTACTTAATGTGGGAAATTGAGCGGAGAAAAGAACGAGCTGAAAAAGAGAAACAGGAGAAGATGAGAGGAAAGGGTTCCAACAAAGGAAAAATCCTAGGCAAGGGATTTACTGAAGCAATGAAGCAGGCATTCTTGGCAGCATATGAGGATAGTGGAAGTGATCAAGAGGAACTAAAGGAGGATAAGGCCATAAGTCTTTATGCTGTGATTGATGAACACCAAGCTGTGAAGACAGAATCCCCAATACAGCTTGGAATGCTCATTGGAAGACCTCCTTTGTTTGATGAACACCACTATGGTGAATGGAAGCTAATATGGAAACATTTCTTCAGGTTACTGTCTTTGACCGATGG GACCTTGGAAACTGACTTTGCAAATGAAAACATAGAAGTGGCTTTGATGGCGATTGAAGAATCCAAAACAGAGAAAAAAGTGATAGGAATGATGGCCATGAGTAATTCAGAAAATGAAGATGAAGCAAACCAG CTAATAATCAACCTTTCTTGTGTCAAACTTGGTGTCAAAGAGCTTGAATCTGACAAAGCTAGTTTGGAGAAACAGGTCAACGACCTTAAGAACCAGGTTCTTGAGCTTACTTCTAAGAATGAGAAGTCTCCCGATATACATGGCAAAGGAAAAATGAGTGATCTGCAGGATAAGCTtgaaaagaaattaaaaattgCTAATGATAATCTTTGTGATGCTGAATGTAGAAATAAAGTCTTGCATGAAAACCTAGAAAAGGTTAATTATGAACTCTCTAGACTAAGCAAATGGCATAGATCTTATGATGCCTTAAATTGGCTGAATGAAAACTGTAGCTCTAACAAATCTGGAATTGGCTACGGAAAACCTGTCCCTAAGTTTGACCCAAA GACAATTAGAGACACTTGTCCTGCCTTAATTCATGCTCAGTTTAGAAATACCTTTGGTATTGCTAAAAATGTGAAGAAGGAAGAAGAGCCAAAGGTTAATTCTCCTGTCCATACTAAGTGGATTAAG GTGAGAGGAAACAATCAGGAATGGTATCTAGACAGTGGATGCTCAAGACATATGACTGGAGAAAAGAAAAACTTTCTCTTACTGACAGCCTTccaaggagggagtgtgtcctttggaaatgggaaaaaGGGCCAGATAACAGGTATTAGCAAGGTTGGCAAGTCACTCCCTCATGCTATagaagatgtgtattatgtggtaGGTCTTAAGCACAATCTTCTTAGCATCTCTCAAATGTGCGACAAAGGAAATGAGGTAAAATTTAATTCCAAAATTTGCACTGTCACAAAGCTTGATACTGATGAAATTGTGTTAAAGGGTAAGAGACATAACAATGTCTACAAGATATTGATTATGTCACTTTTCCAGAGAGCACACATGCTTGAGTGTAGTGGAAGATGA